The Streptomyces sp. RKAG293 genome includes a region encoding these proteins:
- a CDS encoding RICIN domain-containing protein, with amino-acid sequence MRKRFLFAVLAASAATGLVTSGAASAGTDTASAGPRVVDVTSVAQIPTVRSGSAVVVQPHQVFRLTMTNNKGGQCLDGDATQVPANGARVQLWACNGRSNQTWLWTPAVGRPTGFYTIQNADGNECLDGDVTQIPANGARVQLWACNGFTNQTWAWHGSTLTNVNGGQCLDGDATQIPANGARVQLWACNGFTNQAWTTH; translated from the coding sequence ATGCGTAAGCGATTCCTGTTCGCGGTGCTGGCGGCCTCGGCCGCCACCGGACTGGTGACGTCCGGCGCCGCGTCGGCCGGCACCGACACCGCCTCGGCCGGACCGCGTGTGGTCGATGTGACGTCGGTGGCGCAGATCCCGACAGTGCGGAGCGGCTCTGCTGTCGTGGTGCAGCCTCATCAGGTCTTCCGGCTGACCATGACCAACAACAAGGGCGGCCAGTGTCTGGACGGGGACGCCACCCAGGTCCCGGCCAACGGGGCCAGGGTGCAATTGTGGGCCTGTAACGGCCGGAGCAATCAGACCTGGCTCTGGACGCCCGCTGTCGGGCGGCCGACTGGCTTCTACACCATCCAGAACGCCGACGGCAACGAGTGCCTGGACGGGGACGTCACCCAGATCCCGGCCAACGGGGCCAGGGTGCAGCTCTGGGCGTGCAACGGCTTCACCAACCAGACCTGGGCCTGGCACGGCTCCACGCTGACCAACGTCAACGGTGGCCAGTGTCTGGACGGGGACGCCACGCAGATCCCGGCCAACGGGGCCAGGGTGCAGCTCTGGGCCTGCAACGGCTTCACCAACCAGGCTTGGACGACTCACTAG
- a CDS encoding alpha-galactosidase, translating into MPSLVAHDSSRRLWVLSGASSCYVLHLDEEDRLRSPHWGPQLTLEQASTLLDRPPPGYRAFEDPADGTLDLSDAGAMLFGHAGLQIRFADGTRDLELRFADHRVTDREDGAELALSFTDRHYPLTVEVRFRVRSDTEVMERRLVLRHTGTAGDDPIEVVRAHSATWVLPRLDDYRLSHVHGQWAAETQLHRTALAYGETLLSSRRGITSHQANPWVMIDDGTTAEEHGAVYSCALAWSGSWELTVQRLPTERVTVSAGAGHAPTVRRLDLGAELVTPYCAAAYTEGGFGAASRVWHHYQLAHVLPHPEEVRPVLYNSWEATEFDLSMAGQSLLAERAAALGVELFVMDDGWFGARTHDAAGLGDWDPNPDRFPDGLKPLIAKVHSLGMRFGIWVEPEMVNPDSDLYRAHPDWVLHQPHRRRTEHRNQLVLNLARPDVAHWLHDRMNRLLAENAVDFVKWDMNRPVTEAGWPDAGPDPERLWLDHTRNLYAVLDRLRADHPDVRFEACSGGGGRLDLGILARTDQVWTSDNTDARDRLTIQHGFSQLYPARVMGTWVTDSPNPLTKRRIPLAFRFHVAMAGVLAIGGDLARWSEAELTRAGELVRDYQEIRPLVQHGLQFRLRPPGGDLGGIQYVDAGGSATAVLAFRCSAHLAQPDRPLPLRGLDPAARYRDAASGESHHGAVLLTHGLPLALPPEDYASRMVHLLREA; encoded by the coding sequence ATGCCGTCCCTCGTCGCCCACGACTCCTCGCGCCGACTGTGGGTCCTGTCCGGGGCCTCGTCCTGCTACGTCCTGCACCTGGACGAGGAGGACCGCCTGCGCAGCCCGCACTGGGGGCCGCAGCTCACCCTGGAGCAGGCCTCCACCCTGCTGGACCGCCCGCCGCCCGGATACCGGGCGTTCGAGGACCCCGCCGACGGAACGCTCGACCTGAGCGACGCCGGCGCCATGCTCTTCGGCCACGCCGGGCTTCAGATCCGGTTCGCCGACGGCACCCGCGATCTCGAACTGCGCTTTGCGGACCACCGGGTGACCGACCGCGAGGACGGCGCGGAGCTGGCGCTGAGCTTCACCGACCGGCATTACCCGCTCACGGTCGAAGTCCGCTTCCGGGTCCGCTCCGACACCGAGGTGATGGAGCGCCGACTGGTGCTGCGCCACACCGGGACCGCTGGGGACGATCCGATCGAGGTCGTCCGCGCCCACTCGGCGACCTGGGTACTGCCACGGCTCGACGACTACCGGCTCAGCCATGTGCACGGCCAGTGGGCCGCCGAGACCCAGCTGCACCGGACCGCACTCGCCTACGGCGAGACGCTGCTGAGCAGCCGCCGGGGCATCACGAGCCACCAGGCCAACCCCTGGGTGATGATCGACGACGGAACCACCGCCGAGGAACACGGTGCGGTCTACAGCTGCGCGCTGGCCTGGAGCGGCAGCTGGGAGCTGACGGTGCAACGGCTGCCCACCGAGCGCGTCACCGTGTCGGCGGGCGCCGGGCATGCGCCGACCGTCCGCCGGCTGGACCTGGGAGCGGAGCTGGTGACCCCGTACTGTGCGGCCGCCTACACCGAGGGCGGGTTCGGCGCCGCCAGCCGGGTGTGGCACCACTACCAGCTGGCGCACGTACTGCCGCACCCCGAGGAGGTCCGGCCGGTCCTGTACAACTCGTGGGAGGCCACCGAGTTCGACCTCAGCATGGCGGGCCAGTCGCTGCTCGCGGAGCGGGCCGCGGCACTCGGTGTGGAGTTGTTCGTCATGGACGACGGGTGGTTCGGCGCCCGCACCCATGACGCGGCCGGACTGGGTGACTGGGACCCCAACCCGGACCGCTTCCCCGATGGCCTCAAACCGCTCATCGCGAAGGTGCACAGCCTCGGCATGCGCTTCGGCATCTGGGTGGAACCGGAGATGGTCAACCCCGACAGCGACCTCTACCGGGCGCACCCGGACTGGGTACTGCACCAACCGCACCGGCGCCGGACCGAGCACCGCAACCAACTGGTACTCAACCTGGCCCGCCCCGACGTGGCCCACTGGCTGCACGACCGGATGAACCGGCTGCTGGCCGAGAACGCCGTCGACTTCGTCAAGTGGGACATGAACCGGCCCGTCACCGAGGCCGGCTGGCCCGACGCGGGTCCCGATCCGGAACGGCTCTGGCTGGACCACACCCGCAACCTGTATGCCGTCCTGGACCGGCTGCGGGCCGACCACCCGGACGTCCGGTTCGAGGCCTGCAGCGGTGGCGGCGGCCGCCTGGACCTCGGCATCCTGGCCCGCACCGACCAGGTGTGGACCTCCGACAACACCGACGCGCGAGACCGCCTCACCATCCAGCACGGCTTCTCCCAGCTCTACCCCGCACGGGTCATGGGCACCTGGGTCACCGACAGCCCCAACCCGCTGACCAAGCGCCGGATACCACTGGCCTTCCGGTTCCACGTCGCGATGGCGGGCGTACTGGCCATCGGCGGCGACCTCGCGCGGTGGAGCGAGGCCGAACTCACCCGGGCAGGCGAACTGGTCCGCGACTACCAGGAGATCCGGCCACTGGTGCAGCACGGACTGCAGTTCCGCCTGCGCCCGCCGGGCGGGGACCTCGGCGGCATCCAGTACGTCGACGCGGGCGGAAGTGCCACGGCCGTGCTGGCCTTCCGCTGCTCCGCACACCTGGCACAACCGGACCGACCGCTGCCGCTGCGCGGACTGGACCCGGCGGCCCGGTACCGCGACGCGGCCAGCGGGGAGTCGCACCACGGCGCCGTCCTGCTGACCCACGGGCTCCCCCTGGCGCTCCCGCCTGAGGACTACGCGAGCCGGATGGTGCATCTGCTCCGCGAGGCGTGA
- a CDS encoding Gfo/Idh/MocA family protein: MTAAARPTQQTGTPVHPARLSSGFISGTLTEPAGRPLTIAVLGAGARGSAYADLAAERPAKARIVAVAEPRETVREAFSARHRIPRQGRFATWQEFAERPRMADIAVVSLLDADHVAATTALADLGYQLLLEKPMATNEADCEAIAEAARRNNTAMAVTHVMRYTPYTVALKQALREGVIGDIVSVQHLEPIGYYHFAHSFVRGNWRRQDGSTFLLMAKSCHDIDWLSDIIGLPVRRVSSFGSLTHFRPEQAPPGATERCVSCPVEQACAYSAKRLYQDGLRHGGTKRYFTRIISTGEPTEDAVNAALADGPYGRCVYHSDNDVVDHQVVNLEYQGGVTASFTLTAFTPVQNRHTKIFGTRGQITGDGRFIEIYDFRTERTTVIDASLDGSSAAEGHAGGDEAMFNAYLDALHSGRGELIVSGIDASLASHRVVFAAERSRTTGTVVEL, translated from the coding sequence ATGACCGCCGCTGCCCGCCCCACCCAGCAGACAGGAACGCCCGTGCACCCCGCGCGACTCTCCAGCGGCTTCATCAGCGGCACGCTCACCGAACCCGCCGGACGCCCGCTCACCATCGCCGTCCTGGGCGCCGGCGCCCGCGGCAGCGCCTACGCGGACCTCGCCGCCGAACGACCGGCCAAGGCCCGGATCGTGGCGGTGGCCGAACCCCGGGAAACGGTACGCGAGGCGTTCTCCGCCCGGCACCGGATCCCCCGGCAGGGCCGTTTCGCGACCTGGCAGGAGTTCGCCGAGCGGCCGAGAATGGCCGACATCGCAGTCGTCTCGCTGCTGGACGCCGACCACGTCGCGGCCACCACCGCGCTGGCCGACCTCGGCTACCAGCTCCTGCTGGAAAAGCCCATGGCCACCAACGAAGCCGACTGCGAAGCCATCGCCGAGGCCGCCCGCCGCAACAACACCGCGATGGCCGTCACTCACGTGATGCGCTACACGCCGTACACCGTCGCCCTCAAGCAGGCCCTGCGGGAGGGAGTCATCGGCGACATCGTCTCCGTCCAGCACCTGGAGCCGATCGGCTACTACCACTTCGCCCACTCCTTCGTGCGCGGCAACTGGCGCCGCCAGGACGGGTCGACGTTCCTGCTCATGGCCAAGTCATGCCACGACATCGACTGGCTCAGCGACATCATCGGGCTCCCCGTGCGCCGGGTCTCCTCGTTCGGCAGCCTCACCCACTTCCGCCCGGAACAGGCACCGCCGGGCGCAACCGAACGCTGCGTCAGCTGCCCGGTCGAGCAGGCCTGCGCCTACTCGGCCAAGCGCCTCTACCAGGACGGGCTTCGCCACGGCGGGACCAAGAGGTACTTCACCCGGATCATCAGCACCGGCGAACCCACCGAGGACGCCGTGAACGCCGCGCTCGCCGACGGGCCCTACGGGCGCTGCGTCTACCACTCGGACAACGACGTGGTCGACCACCAGGTGGTCAACCTCGAATACCAGGGCGGCGTCACGGCGTCCTTCACCCTCACCGCCTTCACCCCGGTGCAGAACCGCCATACGAAGATCTTCGGAACCCGCGGCCAGATCACCGGCGACGGCCGCTTCATCGAGATCTATGACTTCCGCACCGAACGCACCACCGTCATCGACGCCTCCCTGGACGGCTCCTCCGCCGCCGAGGGACACGCCGGCGGTGACGAGGCGATGTTCAACGCCTACCTCGATGCCCTGCACAGCGGCCGCGGCGAACTGATCGTGTCCGGCATCGACGCCAGCCTCGCCAGCCACCGCGTCGTCTTCGCCGCGGAACGCTCCAGGACCACCGGGACCGTCGTCGAGCTCTGA
- a CDS encoding carbohydrate ABC transporter permease, with protein sequence MGQGQAVAPGPRVRSRIPPPVRFRARDTTIGKGVAVKPQPEPPGARRIRPAAVLRGIGTFTLFGAPGIILYTVFVLVPAAMTVYYSLTNNNPFNPPTRFVGLQNYVQLAKDDDFLRALRNTALVTVIVTFAANAGGLLIAQLLDRRGWLYNALRGVFFTPVILSSVVVSVIWQSILSDDGLLNSTLRGLGVAHPPGWFSDPGLALYTLAWIITWQMLGFCVVVYLAGLQGVPTELHEAASIDGADGIARFRHVTWPMLAPAVTINTVMLLITGFKVYDQVQVITNGGPGNGTTTTIAFNVVQTAFTGNHIGYASAMATVMLLLVCGVSVVVLRLLQRREVSM encoded by the coding sequence ATGGGCCAAGGCCAAGCAGTAGCCCCCGGACCGCGGGTCCGGAGCCGCATCCCGCCTCCGGTGCGGTTCCGGGCCCGCGACACAACTATCGGAAAGGGGGTCGCTGTGAAGCCCCAGCCAGAACCGCCGGGTGCCCGCAGAATCCGCCCGGCCGCCGTCCTGCGCGGCATCGGCACCTTCACTCTCTTCGGCGCACCCGGCATCATCCTGTACACCGTGTTCGTCCTGGTGCCGGCAGCGATGACCGTCTACTACAGCCTCACCAACAACAACCCGTTCAACCCGCCCACCCGATTCGTCGGCCTGCAGAACTACGTCCAGCTGGCCAAGGACGACGACTTCCTGCGGGCGCTGCGGAACACGGCACTGGTCACCGTCATCGTCACCTTCGCGGCCAACGCCGGGGGCCTGCTGATCGCTCAGCTCCTCGACCGCCGCGGCTGGCTCTACAACGCCCTGCGCGGGGTCTTCTTCACCCCCGTCATCCTCAGCTCGGTCGTGGTCAGCGTGATCTGGCAGTCCATCCTGTCCGACGACGGCCTGCTCAACTCCACACTGCGCGGTCTCGGGGTGGCCCACCCGCCCGGCTGGTTCTCCGATCCAGGCCTGGCCCTGTACACCCTGGCCTGGATCATCACCTGGCAGATGCTCGGCTTCTGCGTCGTGGTCTACCTCGCCGGCCTGCAGGGCGTGCCCACCGAACTCCACGAGGCCGCCTCCATCGACGGCGCTGACGGGATCGCCCGCTTCCGCCACGTGACCTGGCCCATGCTCGCCCCCGCCGTCACCATCAACACCGTGATGCTGCTGATCACCGGCTTCAAGGTCTACGACCAGGTCCAGGTCATCACCAACGGCGGCCCCGGCAACGGCACCACGACCACCATCGCCTTCAACGTCGTGCAGACCGCGTTCACCGGCAACCACATCGGCTACGCCTCGGCCATGGCCACGGTGATGCTCCTGCTGGTCTGCGGAGTGTCGGTCGTCGTCCTGCGGCTGCTCCAACGCAGAGAGGTGTCGATGTGA
- a CDS encoding ABC transporter substrate-binding protein has translation MRRTVVRGAVALAAATALVGCAAGGSSSSGGQASGKGKATLTFLTFETPNLNAAYWKAAIARASAKVPGVTIKMVVSPNTDRTGYAKQLDASGQLPDIMIAVNPQGFAQAGKFAPFTAGELQDFVSPDSNAINGKVYQLPYNTQPEPLVYYNKADFAAAGITAPPKTYADLLADAKALKAKGINPFVVGGGGADTWADMFPLIAAVGTDVYADNPKWLGKRVDGSAKFTDPVFTNSVAKVAALSQAGYIDPVGLSRSYADDEQAFRDHKGAMYPMGSWFAASADAKKPGFDVGVFAWPSDSGKLVLPAYTGGGLSVSSKAPDVALAKKWALAFMEDKQNLDASVRADGSIIALKGYTPPSNMGPVYNATYALYQQAVAAGAVVDAFSIEGGDIALPPGVADKAAIGVQDLMTGKKTAAQFSSFLDQQWAKAKQ, from the coding sequence GTGCGAAGAACTGTGGTGCGCGGCGCCGTCGCACTGGCTGCGGCGACAGCCCTTGTCGGCTGTGCGGCAGGCGGAAGCAGCAGCTCCGGCGGCCAGGCCTCCGGGAAGGGGAAGGCCACTCTCACCTTCCTCACCTTCGAGACCCCGAACCTCAACGCCGCCTACTGGAAGGCGGCCATCGCCCGGGCCTCGGCCAAGGTGCCGGGCGTGACGATCAAGATGGTGGTGTCCCCGAACACGGACCGCACCGGATACGCCAAGCAGCTCGACGCCTCCGGCCAGCTCCCGGACATCATGATCGCGGTCAACCCCCAGGGGTTCGCCCAGGCCGGCAAGTTCGCGCCGTTCACCGCGGGCGAGCTGCAGGACTTCGTCTCCCCCGACTCCAACGCGATCAACGGCAAGGTCTACCAACTGCCGTACAACACGCAGCCCGAGCCGTTGGTCTACTACAACAAGGCCGACTTCGCCGCCGCAGGCATCACCGCTCCGCCCAAGACCTACGCCGATCTGCTCGCGGACGCCAAGGCGCTCAAGGCCAAGGGGATCAACCCGTTCGTGGTGGGCGGAGGCGGGGCGGACACCTGGGCCGACATGTTCCCGCTGATCGCCGCGGTGGGCACCGACGTCTACGCCGACAACCCGAAGTGGCTCGGCAAGCGGGTGGACGGCTCGGCCAAGTTCACCGATCCGGTCTTCACCAACTCGGTGGCGAAGGTCGCCGCGCTGAGCCAGGCCGGCTATATCGATCCGGTCGGTCTGTCGCGCTCCTACGCCGACGACGAACAGGCGTTCCGCGACCACAAGGGCGCGATGTACCCCATGGGCTCGTGGTTCGCGGCCTCCGCCGACGCCAAGAAGCCGGGCTTCGACGTCGGAGTCTTCGCCTGGCCCAGCGACTCGGGCAAGCTCGTCCTCCCCGCCTACACCGGCGGCGGCCTGTCCGTCTCATCCAAGGCCCCCGATGTGGCGCTGGCCAAGAAGTGGGCGCTGGCGTTCATGGAGGACAAGCAGAACCTCGACGCCTCGGTGCGAGCCGACGGCTCGATCATCGCGCTCAAGGGCTACACCCCGCCCTCCAACATGGGGCCCGTCTACAACGCGACGTACGCGCTGTACCAGCAGGCCGTGGCCGCGGGCGCCGTGGTCGACGCCTTCTCGATCGAGGGCGGCGACATCGCCCTGCCGCCGGGGGTCGCCGACAAGGCCGCCATCGGCGTGCAGGACCTGATGACCGGCAAGAAGACGGCCGCCCAGTTCTCGTCCTTCCTGGACCAGCAATGGGCCAAGGCCAAGCAGTAG